The proteins below come from a single Drosophila kikkawai strain 14028-0561.14 chromosome 3R, DkikHiC1v2, whole genome shotgun sequence genomic window:
- the LOC108075602 gene encoding aminopeptidase N isoform X3 — translation MEGGYVNEEDSDAIMGVESPGGQLKTKNGQKYVFNGPPSGVYVSKACLVIAAFIFLVALLFSIAITYFVTRQGISPKEVGSGCINPSSAADHPIQTAGWVSVNSPPPPKVDTPSPTTSAPPTPELPPIVEPEKKVAVAPPVGDIPVPATEIEDNTTKPTDRPLKLYEGWRPLHYSLLIEPHVEVSASNGSLTIEIERDMSKVTSWEPIVLDVHNVSISNVRVIRAPLPGRTSNASDEQEVDFDSDYGDENGTFVIGLDKALSGETQLRLLLSLDFVSQLTDTLQGVYKTSYINPDTKKTEWVISTQFSPIDARRAFPCFDRPDMKANFTISIIRSTEFKMSLSNMPKAHTTRYRPGYIRDDFLTTPKMPTYLVAFIVSNMVDSQYAKLDSEMAPRVELWTRSPYVEMTHYAYKMVRKFLPYYEDYFGIKNQLPKIDLVSVPEFGFGAMENWGLITFRDSALLVPEDLELASSSYHMQFVADIVAHELAHQWFGNLVTPKRWDDLWLKEGFACYMSFKALEFSHPEFQVMDTFTVSEFSASMELDSDNTTHAISFEVRSTSDVQRIFNPISYSKSTILLRMLNSIVGEEAFRSATRDLLKKFAYGNIDRDDLWAILTQHGHEQGTLPKDLSIKQIMDSWITQPGYPVVNVERRGVDLVLRQERYLLPTKNPADQSRWFIPITFETDELHKGDNVPTHWMRSQDEEELIVSDVFTNSANNDNVIYLNLNRQGYYRVNYDLTSWLALKKNFSMLPRITRAQLLDDALHLAQAEYLTYDIPLTFLMELFTAVDDELLWSAANRGLNSLANNLKREPAYETFRAFMKFIVRPAFDRYGLNEPDNESHLQLQHRALVANLACKFNYDRCTQVAQMKFREWMRDPKKNPIKPNLKSVIYCTALAEGSFQEWYFAYKQYKTTTSASEKEEILGSLGCTTKPWLLSKYLNMTINPTSGILKQDGDRAFMAVAYNAVGHELAFDFLQSNIKEIAEYYGDGFSTVSAMIKSLTVYMNRDYHKHKLQDLAANCRKLGLRAVESTINLALEQVNNNIYWRKHSYDSLKVFLEGIVSEFQINIF, via the exons GCGGTCAACTCAAGACCAAAAACGGccaaaaatatgttttcaaTGGACCTCCGTCGGGGGTTTATGTTTCCAAGGCTTGCCTGGTCATCGCCGCCTTCATCTTTCTGGTGGCCCTGCTCTTCTCCATTGCAATCACCTACTTTGTGACCCGGCAGGGAATCAGCCCCAAGGAAGTGGGTTCCGG CTGCATCAACCCATCATCAGCCGCCGATCATCCCATCCAAACTGCCGGCTGGGTGAGTGTTAACTCCCCGCCGCCTCCGAAAGTGGACACGCCCTCACCAACCACGAGTGCACCACCCACCCCGGAGCTACCGCCCATTGTGGAACCAGAGAAGAaggtggcggtggctccaCCAGTGGGTGACATACCAGTGCCGGCAACAGAAATTGAGGATAACACCACCAAGCCCACGGATCGACCCCTCAAGCTGTACGAAGGCTGGCGGCCCCTGCACTACAG CCTGCTCATCGAGCCCCATGTGGAGGTGTCGGCCAGCAATGGCAGCCTGACCATCGAGATCGAACGGGATATGTCCAAGGTGACCAGCTGGGAGCCCATTGTGCTTGATGTCCACAACGTAAGCATCTCCAATGTAAGGGTAATACGTGCTCCACTGCCGGGCAGGACCAGCAATGCCAGTGACGAGCAGGAGGTGGACTTTGACAGCGATTATGGCGATGAGAATGGCACCTTTGTGATCGGTTTGGACAAGGCCCTGTCGGGGGAGACACAGCTAAGACTGCTCCTGAGCCTGGACTTTGTCAGCCAGCTGACGGATACACTGCAGGGCGTCTACAAGACCAGCTACATTAATCCAGACACCAAGAAGACTGA ATGGGTAATCAGCACACAGTTCTCTCCCATCGATGCTCGCCGAGCCTTTCCCTGCTTCGATCGTCCCGACATGAAGGCCAACTTCACCATCAGCATTATCCGGAGCACCGAGTTCAAGATGTCCCTGTCCAACATGCCCAAGGCGCATACCACTCGCTACCGACCTGGCTACATCAGGGATGACTTCCTCACTACTCCCAAAATGCCCACATACCTGGTGGCCTTCATCGTGTCCAACATGGTGGATTCGCAATACGCTAAGCTAGACAGTGAGATGGCGCCACGAGTGGAGCTCTGGACAAGATCGCCGTATGTGGAGATGACCCACTACGCCTACAAGATGGTGCGCAAGTTCCTGCCCTACTACGAGGATTACTTTGGCATAAAGAACCAGCTGCCCAAGATCGATTTGGTGTCCGTGCCAGAGTTCGGATTCGGGGCAATGGAGAACTGGGGATTGATTACGTTCCGGGACTCGGCGCTGCTCGTGCCCGAGGATCTGGAGTTGGCCTCCTCTTCGTATCACATGCAATTCGTGGCCGATATTGTTGCCCATGAGCTGGCCCATCAGTGGTTTGGCAACCTGGTGACGCCCAAGAGATGGGACGATCTCTGGCTGAAGGAGGGCTTCGCCTGTTACATGAGCTTTAAGGCCCTGGAGTTCTCCCATCCAGAGTTCCAGGTAATGGACACTTTCACCGTCTCGGAGTTTTCCGCTTCCATGGAACTGGATTCGGACAATACCACCCACGCCATTTCCTTCGAGGTGCGCTCCACTAGCGATGTCCAACGCATCTTCAACCCGATTAGTTACTCCAAGAGCACGATCCTGCTGCGCATGTTGAACTCGATTGTGGGTGAAGAGGCCTTCCGCTCGGCCACTCGGGATCTGCTAAAGAAGTTTGCCTATGGCAACATCGACAGAGATGACCTGTGGGCCATCCTCACGCAACATGGTCACGAGCAGGGCACGCTGCCAAAGGATTTGTCTATTAAGCAGATTATGGATTCATGGATCACGCAGCCCGGCTATCCCGTGGTCAATGTGGAGCGTCGAGGCGTTGATTTGGTGCTGCGCCAGGAGAGGTACCTTTTGCCCACCAAGAACCCTGCGGACCAGAGCCGCTGGTTTATACCCATCACCTTTGAGACTGACGAGCTGCACAAGGGCGACAATGTCCCAACACACTGGATGCGTAgccaggacgaggaggagctcaTCGTGAGCGATGTCTTCACGAACAGTGCCAATAACGACAACGTGATTTATCTGAATCTGAACCGTCAGGGCTACTACCGGGTCAACTACGACCTGACCTCCTGGCTGGCCCTCAAGAAGAACTTTAGCATGCTGCCGAGGATAACCCGGGCCCAGCTGCTGGACGATGCCCTGCACCTGGCGCAGGCGGAGTACCTGACCTATGATATACC TTTGACCTTCCTAATGGAGCTATTCACGGCTGTGGACGACGAGTTGCTGTGGAGCGCCGCCAACCGGGGACTCAACTCTCTGGCCAACAACCTCAAGAGAGAGCCTGCCTATGAGACATTTAGG GCCTTCATGAAGTTTATTGTACGCCCCGCCTTTGATCGGTATGGTCTGAATGAGCCGGACAATGAGTCGCATCTACAGCTGCAGCACCGAGCCTTGGTGGCCAACTTGGCCTGCAAATTCAACTATGATCGCTGCACCCAAGTGGCCCAGATGAAGTTCCGGGAGTGGATGCGGGATCCCAAGAAGAATCC CATCAAGCCGAATCTCAAGTCAGTGATTTACTGCACAGCTCTGGCGGAGGGCTCTTTCCAGGAGTGGTACTTCGCCTACAAGCAGTACAAGACGACAACGAGTGCCTCGGAGAAGGAGGAGATCCTGGGCTCGCTGGGTTGCACCACCAAGCCTTGGCTGCTGTCCAA GTACCTCAATATGACCATTAATCCCACATCGGGCATCCTAAAGCAGGATGGAGACCGGGCCTTCATGGCTGTGGCCTACAATGCCGTGGGCCATGAGCTAGCCTTTGACTTTCTGCAGAGCAACATCAAGGAGATTGCCGAATA CTATGGCGATGGCTTCTCCACTGTGTCTGCCATGATCAAATCGCTGACCGTCTACATGAACAGGGACTACCATAAGCACAAGCTACAGGACCTGGCCGCCAACTGCCGCAAGCTGGGCCTGCGGGCCGTGGAATCCACCATTAATCTGGCTCTGGAGCAGGTGAACAACAACATCTACTGGCGCAAGCACTCCTACGACAGCCTGAAGGTCTTCCTGGAGGGCATTGTCAGCGAGTTCCAGATCAACATCTTCTAA
- the LOC108075449 gene encoding uncharacterized protein, giving the protein MPGRRKWQPSEEDCFIEIWKNNLYLFDGRRKLVEIYAELRKHFREVGIDINGQVIKSKMESLKRKYFNLLHADRHDQSSSWEHFDTMATIISATSKGLAKDPDWDDVNSHHRQNKSIYMNDDAQFDSDGPFSSVYVEEGPKYLFKSEEGKRSKKSTAAQKKRQRVRQTSAKQRRFWYAAEEITFVNVWEQFNSELLSERKKMDVYKDMEQELCGLGLYVTPNDIKSKMESLTRTFRGQRNAVGDKSEWIHYAKLGQLLSPLEPIRFEPFPETSNSSEDDFPWLSEMQPKVELIDNPTNSNDSVVHQFEDCTQPCPSSPSIDIDSSMTSFKVERVEKVEPAENSNCASDRQTSAEEFGQFVTKELAVLNDDLLIEAKRRIYNIICTMQMKQNDLNKLK; this is encoded by the exons A TGCCCGGCCGGAGGAAGTGGCAGCCTTCGGAGGAGGACTGCTTCATCGAGATATGGAAAAACAACTTGTACCTGTTCGACGGTCGTAGAAAATTGGTGGAAATTTATGCCGAGCTGCGGAAACATTTCCGGGAAGTGGGCATCGATATAAACGGCCAAGTTATCAAGAGCAAAATGGAATCTTTGAAGCGAAAGTATTTCAA TTTGCTGCATGCTGACCGACACGATCAATCGAGTTCCTGGGAGCACTTCGACACGATGGCCACCATAATATCAGCCACCTCCAAAGGATTAGCCAAGGATCCCGACTGGGACGACGTAAATAGTCACC ATCGtcaaaataaatcgatttatatGAACGATGACGCGCAATTTGATTCTG ACGGACCCTTTAGCTCTGTCTACGTGGAGGAGGGTCCCAAGTATCTTTTCAAGAGTGAGGAGGGCAAACGCTCGAAGAAGAGCACAGCGGCCCAAAAAAAGAGACAAAGAGTCAGACAGACATCTGCGAAGCAACGAAGATTCTGGTACGCCGCTGAGGAAATCACATTTGTTAACGTGTGGGAGCAGTTCAACTCCGAGTTACTGAGTGAGCGCAAAAAGATGGATGTCTACAAGGACATGGAACAAGAGCTCTGCGGTCTTGGTCTCTATGTGACGCCAAATGATATCAAGTCAAAGATGGAATCCCTGACCCGCACCTTTAG gggtcagcgcaATGCTGTGGGTGATAAGTCGGAGTGGATTCACTATGCCAAATTGGGTCAGCTTTTGAGCCCCCTGGAGCCCATTAGGTTCGAGCCTTTTCCCGAGACCAGCAACAGCTCTGAGGACGATTTTCCCTGGCTCAGCGAGATGCAGCCAAAAGTAGAGTTAATCGACAATCCTACAAACTCCAACGATTCAGTTGTCCATCAGTTTGAGGATTGCACCCAGCCGTGTCCTTCCAGCCCTTCAATTGATATTGATTCTAGCATGACAAGCTTTAAAGTAGAGAGAGTAGAGAAAGTGGAACCAGCAGAGAACTCAAACTGCGCAAGTGATAGACAGACATCAGCTGAAGAGTTTGGCCAATTTGTGACCAAAGAGCTGGCCGTCCTGAATGATGATTTGCTCATCGAAGCAAAGCGCAGAATCTACAATATTATATGCACAAtgcaaatgaaacaaaatgaTCTTAATAAACTTAAGTAA
- the LOC108075602 gene encoding aminopeptidase N isoform X4, with product MEGGYVNEGGQLKTKNGQKYVFNGPPSGVYVSKACLVIAAFIFLVALLFSIAITYFVTRQGISPKEVGSGCINPSSAADHPIQTAGWVSVNSPPPPKVDTPSPTTSAPPTPELPPIVEPEKKVAVAPPVGDIPVPATEIEDNTTKPTDRPLKLYEGWRPLHYSLLIEPHVEVSASNGSLTIEIERDMSKVTSWEPIVLDVHNVSISNVRVIRAPLPGRTSNASDEQEVDFDSDYGDENGTFVIGLDKALSGETQLRLLLSLDFVSQLTDTLQGVYKTSYINPDTKKTEWVISTQFSPIDARRAFPCFDRPDMKANFTISIIRSTEFKMSLSNMPKAHTTRYRPGYIRDDFLTTPKMPTYLVAFIVSNMVDSQYAKLDSEMAPRVELWTRSPYVEMTHYAYKMVRKFLPYYEDYFGIKNQLPKIDLVSVPEFGFGAMENWGLITFRDSALLVPEDLELASSSYHMQFVADIVAHELAHQWFGNLVTPKRWDDLWLKEGFACYMSFKALEFSHPEFQVMDTFTVSEFSASMELDSDNTTHAISFEVRSTSDVQRIFNPISYSKSTILLRMLNSIVGEEAFRSATRDLLKKFAYGNIDRDDLWAILTQHGHEQGTLPKDLSIKQIMDSWITQPGYPVVNVERRGVDLVLRQERYLLPTKNPADQSRWFIPITFETDELHKGDNVPTHWMRSQDEEELIVSDVFTNSANNDNVIYLNLNRQGYYRVNYDLTSWLALKKNFSMLPRITRAQLLDDALHLAQAEYLTYDIPLTFLMELFTAVDDELLWSAANRGLNSLANNLKREPAYETFRAFMKFIVRPAFDRYGLNEPDNESHLQLQHRALVANLACKFNYDRCTQVAQMKFREWMRDPKKNPIKPNLKSVIYCTALAEGSFQEWYFAYKQYKTTTSASEKEEILGSLGCTTKPWLLSKYLNMTINPTSGILKQDGDRAFMAVAYNAVGHELAFDFLQSNIKEIAEYYGDGFSTVSAMIKSLTVYMNRDYHKHKLQDLAANCRKLGLRAVESTINLALEQVNNNIYWRKHSYDSLKVFLEGIVSEFQINIF from the exons GCGGTCAACTCAAGACCAAAAACGGccaaaaatatgttttcaaTGGACCTCCGTCGGGGGTTTATGTTTCCAAGGCTTGCCTGGTCATCGCCGCCTTCATCTTTCTGGTGGCCCTGCTCTTCTCCATTGCAATCACCTACTTTGTGACCCGGCAGGGAATCAGCCCCAAGGAAGTGGGTTCCGG CTGCATCAACCCATCATCAGCCGCCGATCATCCCATCCAAACTGCCGGCTGGGTGAGTGTTAACTCCCCGCCGCCTCCGAAAGTGGACACGCCCTCACCAACCACGAGTGCACCACCCACCCCGGAGCTACCGCCCATTGTGGAACCAGAGAAGAaggtggcggtggctccaCCAGTGGGTGACATACCAGTGCCGGCAACAGAAATTGAGGATAACACCACCAAGCCCACGGATCGACCCCTCAAGCTGTACGAAGGCTGGCGGCCCCTGCACTACAG CCTGCTCATCGAGCCCCATGTGGAGGTGTCGGCCAGCAATGGCAGCCTGACCATCGAGATCGAACGGGATATGTCCAAGGTGACCAGCTGGGAGCCCATTGTGCTTGATGTCCACAACGTAAGCATCTCCAATGTAAGGGTAATACGTGCTCCACTGCCGGGCAGGACCAGCAATGCCAGTGACGAGCAGGAGGTGGACTTTGACAGCGATTATGGCGATGAGAATGGCACCTTTGTGATCGGTTTGGACAAGGCCCTGTCGGGGGAGACACAGCTAAGACTGCTCCTGAGCCTGGACTTTGTCAGCCAGCTGACGGATACACTGCAGGGCGTCTACAAGACCAGCTACATTAATCCAGACACCAAGAAGACTGA ATGGGTAATCAGCACACAGTTCTCTCCCATCGATGCTCGCCGAGCCTTTCCCTGCTTCGATCGTCCCGACATGAAGGCCAACTTCACCATCAGCATTATCCGGAGCACCGAGTTCAAGATGTCCCTGTCCAACATGCCCAAGGCGCATACCACTCGCTACCGACCTGGCTACATCAGGGATGACTTCCTCACTACTCCCAAAATGCCCACATACCTGGTGGCCTTCATCGTGTCCAACATGGTGGATTCGCAATACGCTAAGCTAGACAGTGAGATGGCGCCACGAGTGGAGCTCTGGACAAGATCGCCGTATGTGGAGATGACCCACTACGCCTACAAGATGGTGCGCAAGTTCCTGCCCTACTACGAGGATTACTTTGGCATAAAGAACCAGCTGCCCAAGATCGATTTGGTGTCCGTGCCAGAGTTCGGATTCGGGGCAATGGAGAACTGGGGATTGATTACGTTCCGGGACTCGGCGCTGCTCGTGCCCGAGGATCTGGAGTTGGCCTCCTCTTCGTATCACATGCAATTCGTGGCCGATATTGTTGCCCATGAGCTGGCCCATCAGTGGTTTGGCAACCTGGTGACGCCCAAGAGATGGGACGATCTCTGGCTGAAGGAGGGCTTCGCCTGTTACATGAGCTTTAAGGCCCTGGAGTTCTCCCATCCAGAGTTCCAGGTAATGGACACTTTCACCGTCTCGGAGTTTTCCGCTTCCATGGAACTGGATTCGGACAATACCACCCACGCCATTTCCTTCGAGGTGCGCTCCACTAGCGATGTCCAACGCATCTTCAACCCGATTAGTTACTCCAAGAGCACGATCCTGCTGCGCATGTTGAACTCGATTGTGGGTGAAGAGGCCTTCCGCTCGGCCACTCGGGATCTGCTAAAGAAGTTTGCCTATGGCAACATCGACAGAGATGACCTGTGGGCCATCCTCACGCAACATGGTCACGAGCAGGGCACGCTGCCAAAGGATTTGTCTATTAAGCAGATTATGGATTCATGGATCACGCAGCCCGGCTATCCCGTGGTCAATGTGGAGCGTCGAGGCGTTGATTTGGTGCTGCGCCAGGAGAGGTACCTTTTGCCCACCAAGAACCCTGCGGACCAGAGCCGCTGGTTTATACCCATCACCTTTGAGACTGACGAGCTGCACAAGGGCGACAATGTCCCAACACACTGGATGCGTAgccaggacgaggaggagctcaTCGTGAGCGATGTCTTCACGAACAGTGCCAATAACGACAACGTGATTTATCTGAATCTGAACCGTCAGGGCTACTACCGGGTCAACTACGACCTGACCTCCTGGCTGGCCCTCAAGAAGAACTTTAGCATGCTGCCGAGGATAACCCGGGCCCAGCTGCTGGACGATGCCCTGCACCTGGCGCAGGCGGAGTACCTGACCTATGATATACC TTTGACCTTCCTAATGGAGCTATTCACGGCTGTGGACGACGAGTTGCTGTGGAGCGCCGCCAACCGGGGACTCAACTCTCTGGCCAACAACCTCAAGAGAGAGCCTGCCTATGAGACATTTAGG GCCTTCATGAAGTTTATTGTACGCCCCGCCTTTGATCGGTATGGTCTGAATGAGCCGGACAATGAGTCGCATCTACAGCTGCAGCACCGAGCCTTGGTGGCCAACTTGGCCTGCAAATTCAACTATGATCGCTGCACCCAAGTGGCCCAGATGAAGTTCCGGGAGTGGATGCGGGATCCCAAGAAGAATCC CATCAAGCCGAATCTCAAGTCAGTGATTTACTGCACAGCTCTGGCGGAGGGCTCTTTCCAGGAGTGGTACTTCGCCTACAAGCAGTACAAGACGACAACGAGTGCCTCGGAGAAGGAGGAGATCCTGGGCTCGCTGGGTTGCACCACCAAGCCTTGGCTGCTGTCCAA GTACCTCAATATGACCATTAATCCCACATCGGGCATCCTAAAGCAGGATGGAGACCGGGCCTTCATGGCTGTGGCCTACAATGCCGTGGGCCATGAGCTAGCCTTTGACTTTCTGCAGAGCAACATCAAGGAGATTGCCGAATA CTATGGCGATGGCTTCTCCACTGTGTCTGCCATGATCAAATCGCTGACCGTCTACATGAACAGGGACTACCATAAGCACAAGCTACAGGACCTGGCCGCCAACTGCCGCAAGCTGGGCCTGCGGGCCGTGGAATCCACCATTAATCTGGCTCTGGAGCAGGTGAACAACAACATCTACTGGCGCAAGCACTCCTACGACAGCCTGAAGGTCTTCCTGGAGGGCATTGTCAGCGAGTTCCAGATCAACATCTTCTAA
- the LOC108075602 gene encoding aminopeptidase N isoform X2: MEGGYVNEAIISYTNPKLQIPLMASAIYAPTTTTTSAAPAATPTSASKTASASASASASLSSPPGSSSAASAAPAGGGPFHGFVAKLRSFKFDDTKNIRKRFHFDYISKDRFLGGQLKTKNGQKYVFNGPPSGVYVSKACLVIAAFIFLVALLFSIAITYFVTRQGISPKEVGSGCINPSSAADHPIQTAGWVSVNSPPPPKVDTPSPTTSAPPTPELPPIVEPEKKVAVAPPVGDIPVPATEIEDNTTKPTDRPLKLYEGWRPLHYSLLIEPHVEVSASNGSLTIEIERDMSKVTSWEPIVLDVHNVSISNVRVIRAPLPGRTSNASDEQEVDFDSDYGDENGTFVIGLDKALSGETQLRLLLSLDFVSQLTDTLQGVYKTSYINPDTKKTEWVISTQFSPIDARRAFPCFDRPDMKANFTISIIRSTEFKMSLSNMPKAHTTRYRPGYIRDDFLTTPKMPTYLVAFIVSNMVDSQYAKLDSEMAPRVELWTRSPYVEMTHYAYKMVRKFLPYYEDYFGIKNQLPKIDLVSVPEFGFGAMENWGLITFRDSALLVPEDLELASSSYHMQFVADIVAHELAHQWFGNLVTPKRWDDLWLKEGFACYMSFKALEFSHPEFQVMDTFTVSEFSASMELDSDNTTHAISFEVRSTSDVQRIFNPISYSKSTILLRMLNSIVGEEAFRSATRDLLKKFAYGNIDRDDLWAILTQHGHEQGTLPKDLSIKQIMDSWITQPGYPVVNVERRGVDLVLRQERYLLPTKNPADQSRWFIPITFETDELHKGDNVPTHWMRSQDEEELIVSDVFTNSANNDNVIYLNLNRQGYYRVNYDLTSWLALKKNFSMLPRITRAQLLDDALHLAQAEYLTYDIPLTFLMELFTAVDDELLWSAANRGLNSLANNLKREPAYETFRAFMKFIVRPAFDRYGLNEPDNESHLQLQHRALVANLACKFNYDRCTQVAQMKFREWMRDPKKNPIKPNLKSVIYCTALAEGSFQEWYFAYKQYKTTTSASEKEEILGSLGCTTKPWLLSKYLNMTINPTSGILKQDGDRAFMAVAYNAVGHELAFDFLQSNIKEIAEYYGDGFSTVSAMIKSLTVYMNRDYHKHKLQDLAANCRKLGLRAVESTINLALEQVNNNIYWRKHSYDSLKVFLEGIVSEFQINIF; this comes from the exons GCGGTCAACTCAAGACCAAAAACGGccaaaaatatgttttcaaTGGACCTCCGTCGGGGGTTTATGTTTCCAAGGCTTGCCTGGTCATCGCCGCCTTCATCTTTCTGGTGGCCCTGCTCTTCTCCATTGCAATCACCTACTTTGTGACCCGGCAGGGAATCAGCCCCAAGGAAGTGGGTTCCGG CTGCATCAACCCATCATCAGCCGCCGATCATCCCATCCAAACTGCCGGCTGGGTGAGTGTTAACTCCCCGCCGCCTCCGAAAGTGGACACGCCCTCACCAACCACGAGTGCACCACCCACCCCGGAGCTACCGCCCATTGTGGAACCAGAGAAGAaggtggcggtggctccaCCAGTGGGTGACATACCAGTGCCGGCAACAGAAATTGAGGATAACACCACCAAGCCCACGGATCGACCCCTCAAGCTGTACGAAGGCTGGCGGCCCCTGCACTACAG CCTGCTCATCGAGCCCCATGTGGAGGTGTCGGCCAGCAATGGCAGCCTGACCATCGAGATCGAACGGGATATGTCCAAGGTGACCAGCTGGGAGCCCATTGTGCTTGATGTCCACAACGTAAGCATCTCCAATGTAAGGGTAATACGTGCTCCACTGCCGGGCAGGACCAGCAATGCCAGTGACGAGCAGGAGGTGGACTTTGACAGCGATTATGGCGATGAGAATGGCACCTTTGTGATCGGTTTGGACAAGGCCCTGTCGGGGGAGACACAGCTAAGACTGCTCCTGAGCCTGGACTTTGTCAGCCAGCTGACGGATACACTGCAGGGCGTCTACAAGACCAGCTACATTAATCCAGACACCAAGAAGACTGA ATGGGTAATCAGCACACAGTTCTCTCCCATCGATGCTCGCCGAGCCTTTCCCTGCTTCGATCGTCCCGACATGAAGGCCAACTTCACCATCAGCATTATCCGGAGCACCGAGTTCAAGATGTCCCTGTCCAACATGCCCAAGGCGCATACCACTCGCTACCGACCTGGCTACATCAGGGATGACTTCCTCACTACTCCCAAAATGCCCACATACCTGGTGGCCTTCATCGTGTCCAACATGGTGGATTCGCAATACGCTAAGCTAGACAGTGAGATGGCGCCACGAGTGGAGCTCTGGACAAGATCGCCGTATGTGGAGATGACCCACTACGCCTACAAGATGGTGCGCAAGTTCCTGCCCTACTACGAGGATTACTTTGGCATAAAGAACCAGCTGCCCAAGATCGATTTGGTGTCCGTGCCAGAGTTCGGATTCGGGGCAATGGAGAACTGGGGATTGATTACGTTCCGGGACTCGGCGCTGCTCGTGCCCGAGGATCTGGAGTTGGCCTCCTCTTCGTATCACATGCAATTCGTGGCCGATATTGTTGCCCATGAGCTGGCCCATCAGTGGTTTGGCAACCTGGTGACGCCCAAGAGATGGGACGATCTCTGGCTGAAGGAGGGCTTCGCCTGTTACATGAGCTTTAAGGCCCTGGAGTTCTCCCATCCAGAGTTCCAGGTAATGGACACTTTCACCGTCTCGGAGTTTTCCGCTTCCATGGAACTGGATTCGGACAATACCACCCACGCCATTTCCTTCGAGGTGCGCTCCACTAGCGATGTCCAACGCATCTTCAACCCGATTAGTTACTCCAAGAGCACGATCCTGCTGCGCATGTTGAACTCGATTGTGGGTGAAGAGGCCTTCCGCTCGGCCACTCGGGATCTGCTAAAGAAGTTTGCCTATGGCAACATCGACAGAGATGACCTGTGGGCCATCCTCACGCAACATGGTCACGAGCAGGGCACGCTGCCAAAGGATTTGTCTATTAAGCAGATTATGGATTCATGGATCACGCAGCCCGGCTATCCCGTGGTCAATGTGGAGCGTCGAGGCGTTGATTTGGTGCTGCGCCAGGAGAGGTACCTTTTGCCCACCAAGAACCCTGCGGACCAGAGCCGCTGGTTTATACCCATCACCTTTGAGACTGACGAGCTGCACAAGGGCGACAATGTCCCAACACACTGGATGCGTAgccaggacgaggaggagctcaTCGTGAGCGATGTCTTCACGAACAGTGCCAATAACGACAACGTGATTTATCTGAATCTGAACCGTCAGGGCTACTACCGGGTCAACTACGACCTGACCTCCTGGCTGGCCCTCAAGAAGAACTTTAGCATGCTGCCGAGGATAACCCGGGCCCAGCTGCTGGACGATGCCCTGCACCTGGCGCAGGCGGAGTACCTGACCTATGATATACC TTTGACCTTCCTAATGGAGCTATTCACGGCTGTGGACGACGAGTTGCTGTGGAGCGCCGCCAACCGGGGACTCAACTCTCTGGCCAACAACCTCAAGAGAGAGCCTGCCTATGAGACATTTAGG GCCTTCATGAAGTTTATTGTACGCCCCGCCTTTGATCGGTATGGTCTGAATGAGCCGGACAATGAGTCGCATCTACAGCTGCAGCACCGAGCCTTGGTGGCCAACTTGGCCTGCAAATTCAACTATGATCGCTGCACCCAAGTGGCCCAGATGAAGTTCCGGGAGTGGATGCGGGATCCCAAGAAGAATCC CATCAAGCCGAATCTCAAGTCAGTGATTTACTGCACAGCTCTGGCGGAGGGCTCTTTCCAGGAGTGGTACTTCGCCTACAAGCAGTACAAGACGACAACGAGTGCCTCGGAGAAGGAGGAGATCCTGGGCTCGCTGGGTTGCACCACCAAGCCTTGGCTGCTGTCCAA GTACCTCAATATGACCATTAATCCCACATCGGGCATCCTAAAGCAGGATGGAGACCGGGCCTTCATGGCTGTGGCCTACAATGCCGTGGGCCATGAGCTAGCCTTTGACTTTCTGCAGAGCAACATCAAGGAGATTGCCGAATA CTATGGCGATGGCTTCTCCACTGTGTCTGCCATGATCAAATCGCTGACCGTCTACATGAACAGGGACTACCATAAGCACAAGCTACAGGACCTGGCCGCCAACTGCCGCAAGCTGGGCCTGCGGGCCGTGGAATCCACCATTAATCTGGCTCTGGAGCAGGTGAACAACAACATCTACTGGCGCAAGCACTCCTACGACAGCCTGAAGGTCTTCCTGGAGGGCATTGTCAGCGAGTTCCAGATCAACATCTTCTAA